The nucleotide sequence TAAACGCGTTCAGCAGGGAGATGACGATCGGGACATCGGCCCCACCTACCGGGAGCACCAGAAGGACGCCGGCAACGAGGCCAAGAACCAGGAGGATCAACGCCAACAGCAGCGAACCGTTCAGGAACACTGCAACGCCAGCACCCACTGCCGCCAGCAGCACCAGGGCCATGAGCGCAGGAAGCCCGGGGAAGGTCACAGGCCGGGTGGTCATGAGGCCTTGGAGTTTCGCAAAGGTCACCCCCGAGCCGGCAAACGAGACTGCCCCCACCAGCAAGGTGAACACAATCGCCAGGCGGACCCAGGAGTCGCTGGTGTGGGAAAGCTCCAGCAAGGCAACCAAGGCCGCAGCGCCACCGCCCACGCCATTGAAAAGAGCCACCAGCTGCGGCATCTGCGTCATTTGCACCCTGCGGGCAACCGGAGCGGCCACTCCGGCACCAACGGCCACAGCTCCCAGTATCCAGGGCACGTTATCCAGCTTCACCGACACAAACACGGTCACCACGGCCAGGAGGGCTCCGACTGCCCCGATCAGGTTTCCCCGCCGGGCCGTGCGCGGCGAGTTCAGGCCTTTGAGGGCAAGGATGAAACAGGCTGCTGCCGCAAGATACAGGAGTGCCGTCCAGGTGGGATTCAACAGTGTCACGGGCGGCGCTCCTCAGCCGCACCTGCTGCGGCGTCGGCTTTCGACGGCGGCCGCTGCCTTCCCCGGAACATCTCCAGCATCCGGTCCGTCACCACGAAACCGCCCACGAGGTTGGCCGTGGCCAGGACGACAGCGAGCAGGGCGACCGCCAACACCCAGGGATCGCCTGCTTGGCCCGCCACGATGATGGCCCCCACCAGGATGATGCCGTGAATCGCGTTCGCCCCCGACATCAGGGGTGTGTGCAGGGTGCTGGAGACTTTGGAAACAACCTCAAAGCCCACGAACACGGCCAGCACAGTGATTGTTAGCAGGCTCATGCCGTCCATCAGCGCTCTCCTTCGGTCCCGGGGTGGATACTTCCGAAGGGTGCTGGCCCGCCGGCAAGGGCGGCGAGTGCTTCCGCCGTGGGTGCGTGCCGGACCGTGCCTTCGTGGGTGAGGCAGGTCCCCGCCACCACTTCGTCCTCGAAGTCCGGGGAAACCACGCCATCCCGGGTCATCAACGCCAGCAGGTTGGCCACGTTCTTGGCATACAAGCGGGAGGCATCTGCGGGCATCGCCGAGGCCACATCCTTCATTCCCACCAGGGTTACTGTGCCTTGGCCGTCGCCGGTGGGGATGGAAATGTCCTGCCCGGGAATGCTTCCCTCCACGTTCCCGCCCGATTCCGCGGCGAGGTCCACCACCACGGATCCCGATCTCATGCCCTGCACCATGTCGCGGCTGACCAGTAGGGGCGCCCGCCTGCCCGGAACCGCAGCAGTAGTAATCAGCACATCGGCC is from Paenarthrobacter nicotinovorans and encodes:
- a CDS encoding NAD(P) transhydrogenase subunit alpha; amino-acid sequence: MDGMSLLTITVLAVFVGFEVVSKVSSTLHTPLMSGANAIHGIILVGAIIVAGQAGDPWVLAVALLAVVLATANLVGGFVVTDRMLEMFRGRQRPPSKADAAAGAAEERRP